AAGAACACCAGAATCTGGTTTGTATATAAAGGGGTCTTTGAATTTTCTAGCAGGGAGATGGCCCTACAGTAGGCTTTATAGAGAATATCGTCCCAAGGCACCCAGGTTATTAGAGTCCAAACATAAGAATACATCAGAAAGGACACTCCTTTTAGAGAGGTTGGTTTTAAATTCTTTGGTAAAGTTTCCATGTGTAAACACAAAATTGTTGATTGACTATTTCCCTGGGCACATGCTTTTCCATGTGctgaatttttatattaaattccTATTCTTTCAACATATGGTGTCCATTAAACACCACTTGCATAAATGTACACAAATCACTCCTGTGTATTATTGTAACTACAGGAGGAAAATAACCTCTCCCAGAAGGAAGTCCCATGCTTGATTCTGAGGATTCATGTTCTAAAGTAGCATATCTTTATGACTACAGATCATAGATTATAGGATCAGATGTGTAAGGGAACATAGAAGTCAGTTTATTCacccttcttattttatagataaggaaactgaaggccagcAAGTATTGATATCATGTCCAAAATTTCTTTCTTGCCAAAGGTACAAATGTTGCCCCACAGCAGACCTTCTCTGGGCTTTTCCAatactcttttttaaaactcCAGCTGAAGTGGTCTAGTGGATCAAATACTCAACTTGGACTCAGGACAACCTGGGTTTgactcctgcctcagacacctagtaGATATTTGACCCCAtataagtcacttcatctctctggtcctcagtttccttatctgtaaaatgaggagattggacatgatgacctctaagtttccttccagctttgaattTGTGATCCTGTATCTCAAAAATTAAAGCCAGTCCTTTCTTATTTTCCATTACTCTGCCATAAAATTCTTTGCTCCTACCAAACTGGATCATTGATAACTCCATgaacatgccaggcactgtccttcCCAAACCTGGCACTATTGCTCATGCTTTTACCACCACCTAGAATATCCTCTCTCATCTCCAGCAGGAGATGGAACCTTTTActatcctcttcttcctttaagGACCATCTCAAATGCCTCCTTTACTAGgacttcctctttctccttgaaCTAGATgtaatctctccctcttctgtaTTTCTGAGGCATTTTGTTTTTGCTGCCACTATAACATTTATCCTATTCATTATTTAATGctattatacatgtacaatataATTATATGCTATGTAAATATAAGATTTATCATATTCTGCCTTGTACAACAGCTATGGGTATACTTGATTTTCCTCATGCTccttgtgaactccttgaggtcagaaactATTTCTGACTTGTCTTTGCATTGATTATAAAGCATAGCACAATGTTTTAAGCACATAGTATACTTTCAAGATGCATTCGGGTGAGGCAGTAGATaagagggctggacctggagtcagaaaggcctgaattcaaatccaacctcagacgcttactCACTCTGTGATCATGAGTCTGAACAAAATGAGTTCAGATCCAGATAAGATgctcactgtgtgactctgggcaaattgcctcagtttcctcaactgtaaaatggggatgacagtacctgcctcccagggttgttgtgagaataagaCAAGATactatctgtaaagtactttgcaaactttaaacataactttaacataaatgctagtcattattattcaatatttggTGAATCGAATCTCTAAAACTGCTAACCAGATGATGATGACAATTATTATATGAGGCAattggcattaagtgacttgctccgtgtcacacagctagtaagtgtcaagtgtctgaggctggatttgaactcaggtcctcttgactccagggctggtgctgtatccactgttcTACCTCACTGCCCCTAGATTATCTTTAACTCATATTTTATCTGCTTCATAGATAGTGACAGTAGAAATATAAGTTGCTATGTTACATCAGCATCAGTCATGAACTTGCTTCCTACAAGTGCACTGATAATCACAGTGACATCTCTTTGAATGATGTTTGTCTACCAAGGACTGTCAGCATGTGTCATTTGCCTTTTTAGACTCTACAATGCTCCATGTAGCAACAGCATCAAGATGTATTTAAATAGTCGTTTTTTCGACATAACATTTGCTTTTTTGAGTAATTTGTTCTTTTATAGCCCCTACCGCAGCACCTGAAAACCTGGATGTCCGCCCTGTAAAAGGCAAACCTACTGCTGTAACTGCTTCTTGGGACACACTTccagagacagaggggagagtCAAAGGTAGGAGGTTTATTGTACAAAAATCCATAAGGAAGTGGAAGCGATCTATGTCATGTACTTGAAGTGCCAGATGACTGATCAATACTGGCTATTCACATTATGTGAAAAGCAGTGAGGGAGGTAGCATACTTACAGGAGATTTTAGTCGTGAGAGGAAGGACATTTGATGCAATTATTTTCTAGGTAATAAAAATGATTGCACACAAACGTTAGTTTTGTCCATTTCTCCCAGTATCCAGCTTTTTGTATTATCCTTCATGTCTTAAGCTCATGTTTGTGGCCCTGTCCTCTTAACCCATCCGAATAATAACCTGAAGTATAAAGTGTTATGGATGGACCTATTCACTGTACCGCAGAGGAACTGAAGAAGCCAGTGTTAACCACAAATATCCCTAACTAATTAGGGAAGTATGTGAGAATGCCTAGTGAAGATGGATACAAATTCTGTTTGTCTAAGTCCCTTACTGAGGAAATatggttttaaaatataattacatttaaaatatacaaaCTGAGTAAACTATTCTCAGCTTGtcaattctcaaatatattttCTGAGAACACAGTAAACAAAGCTTGCCCTTAATAATATAGAtggttatatataaatatataaagagatgcatatatacacatgtaaatacacatgctatgtatgtatttgtgtgtgggCTGCCTGTTGGTTATGTAGAGCAGATGGTCCCTTATTGATACGGATAGAAAAGGTCTCATTTAAGAAGCCATCAATGTTATCCAGATTTTCTCTattttgagatgatttactactTTTGTCTAGTCTTGTCTCTCCTGTTATatggtttttcatttttctcattctggTTCCAGTCTAAAGACTGGAAGGAATTTCTGGTTAGTGGCCAGTTAATTACATAGCCAGAGAGCACAGTCGCCACTGAGTTTCTAAAGCAAAAATTGTAACTAAATAGCTCCTTTCTGTTCacatttctccttcttccctggaCTGGCAtccttataattattttttcaagtttcaAGATCTGAAATCCATAATAACTGTGGCACTTGCTGTGTATAGGAAGTGATAATATAGAATAGTAGATCTGTATGTGATTGTAGTCTTTCCCTGTCCCTCATTCAAGAGCATAATCCAATGTCCATATTTTACCAATGTTGTTTTGAGTAATGGTTTTCTCCATTTCTTaacttttgaccaccacaaatGATTATGTTATACAAAGTAGAAATCACTGGTTGCATTGAGAAGAAGATAAGCTTGAATTTTTGGTTGGGACTGAAAAGGATATGTTTTAGGACATAATGTACTACTTAATCATTTCTGTAGCAAAGGCACTTTATTTCATCACTATTGAATATAATCTTTACTTTCAGAGTTTTAACAACAAAATAGCATTCCAGAATTGGCATGATCTTTATAAGATTGTAATATTAGAATGAATATTTAGTGACTTATCCCACCTTTTGAATGTTATCCAAGTAATTTTATCATTGTATACCTtgatttaaaatatgtaattgcCACTATACATAAATGCCTTCTCAATCTGGAATTTAGCTAGATTAAATCAGCAACTTGGTAACTAAGGCACTAACACAAAGTAATCATAATttgataaacaaaaatatttaaagttgtCACCAGCTAATTAGAATCAATCTCCAGTAGCTAGtttctcacttgatttttttaTCACAGAGAATTATAAGGTAATAAGCAATAAGgaaaagaactatgtaaatgtttTTTGGGGAAACACCATTAAGATTTGCCTCCTGGATTCCATATGCTTAACTTACTTAAAATACAAAATCGCTAGCTAATTAACTACATATCCTGTCTGTTAGCCTGAATGAATGCTAGTTCGTCTCTCATGTCTTTGTACTCCAGCTGTTGACTTGACGTGCATTGCTAGTGTTTTAATTTTAGTAATGCACGTTCTAATTCATCCTACCCATACAGTCTGTCTGCTGGACACAGGActgttttcagtttcctccttccaACCGTCTGCCAAATCATTTCAGAATACATTCTTTCATACGCCCCGGCTCTCAAACCATTTGGAGCAAAGTCCCTCACCTATCCTGGAGAGACTACTTCTGCCATAGTGGATGGTCTGCAGCCTGGGGAACGCTATCTTTTCAAAATCCGGGCCGCAAACAGGAGAGGACAGGGTCCTCAGTCTAAAGCCTTCATTGTCGCTATGCCAACAAGTAAGCATCTTgtattcatttctctctctctctctctccctctctctctctctctctctctctctctctctctctctctctctctctctctctctctctccctccctccctccctccctccctccctccctccctccctctctctctctctctctctctctctctctctctctctctctctctctctctccctccctctctcacagTGCCCTTGTCTTTCACATATCATTCTGGCTTTTCATCTTGTGTTAATTTAGATCGTAGTCCCGAATCAAGATGGATTAGATATGTAGATTTCATCACAAGTTTGCACTGAAATttctaaaaaggggaaaaataatcttaaatagtgattcctttaaaaatagatttttcctcAGCAGGTTGCATTGAATTCCCCAAGTAACATGACAACATCGTTAATTATAATTTAACTGATGTCATTCTCTAACTttatattgaaaataaaagagaaatgaaacattTAGATGTTAAATATAGacacttttgtttattttgctccCCTTTGACCAAAATACTGGTTTTAAGTTTATTTTGTATTGTATGCACTTGAACTATGTCTGaacaaaaaatgtgaagaaaactGGCAATAAACCAGTTTATCCAATCAATCTTGACAGCTAGTCAAGTTAACTCAGGTCCCAAAAtgtgctggggtttttttttcctcctgtataCATAGCTGTGAATTATCTTATTTGGCCACCCACACCTAGATTAACGAGGTAATTGCCAATGCTTTATTTCACTGTGCGCTGTTTAGATCATTCATAGACATACCCAGGTCTGATCTTAAGTTAAATTTTGAAGAAATCCTTTTGCTTCTGAATCTCCCAGCATTCCTTTTGTTGTGTTATCCACAACACCAACTTACTATTAGACTACCAGCGTCCACCCTCTGTTAAAGCTTACTCTTAGGAAAGGCTCCGATATTAGCCTTCTACACCTTCGGCCTTCCAAGGTCTTGCTGCATTCAAAGCCTTCTTTCCAATTGTGAAACAAAGGTTTTGTCCCTTTTGAAAGAATGTTCAGGCATAAGAGACAAGAGGGAAGAGGACATATTTTGGAGAACAGGATATGTGAAGGCCTTTTGGTGACCTTGAAAATACACCGTACAGGTCATGCACTTTACTTCATGTGATTTTGTGTAACAATAATTCCACATCAAAATTATTCTTGTCTCTTAGCATATTTTAAGACCTATTCTAGCTCACTTATTATGACTATGGAGAAGATCTGtgtgattttgtcagtgtgggAAAAGGGAATtttggaaactccttccaccatgCAACTCAATGACTTTTTAGATAATCTAATGGAACTGCATGGGGCACATGGAGATTAGTTAATTTGTCTATGGTCATATAGCTCATaaatgacagaggcaggatttaaatccaggacTTCTTAATGCCTGGGCCACGTTACTCCATCTCACTTAGGATTCATTGAAAATTATATTTGGATAGCCTACCTTAATAAAACTGATATACAACATTTGAAATTTCAAAGCAGATAATTTGGAGTTGATTACTCACATTACATACCTTTGCTTGACTAAAGGATTCACTGCATGATTCATTTTTgaatattcctattaaatataaaggaataaatttgttatttactttttttttcgtCTTCAGGACCACATCTCTTACATAAAGGGAAGTACATCCcttttgttatttatatatatatatgtatatgtatacatatacatatatatatatatatatatacgtgtatatatgtaatatattatataagtaGCCTTTTGGTTATTGTGACCAGGGAGAAAAAGTTATTTGTTAGTCTGTTACTTATCATGTTTTTTAGTGGTTATATCCTTTCCTTCATGCTGTCACAAATGATCATTTACTGCCTTATAGCTGTGGTTGATTTTCTTTACAACTCTATTGCAGCTGTCACCAGTGATCCAAACACTCATCAGAGAATGAATATGGAAGACAAATTGGATCCTAAAAAGCCTGAGCCTTCACACAAAATCCCTCCCTCTAAACACATTCATTCATCTCTTTCTTCCaaggagagagatgcaaaaacCCCACTTCCTGATTTAAAGAATAAACTTTTGACTAATAGTGAGGTCCTCAGTAAATCCCAGCAGCCCCCTAAAAAGAGAACAGAGTTAAGCCCTGACCTCCAGTCAACAGAAGTCACTGATGATGACTTAAATTCACATGCAGAGTCACCAACATCACAGTCTAAGATCCAAGATACCAAGAGAAATGTTAGGCCACCATTACCAAGTAGATCCTTTCATTCTGTCTTAGGGCCTGGAAGGACCCCAGTGAGAGCTCGAATTCCCATGTTTCCCCAGAAGACAAACATAGATTCTCATGATTCTTCATCTTCCTCTCAGGATTCACAGTCTGCTTCTACATCTCCATCATCCTCCTCTTTCCATGATGATGAGACCAGACATTTGAGAATGCGTAACTCTCATTATCCTTCTTCCAGAGTCACTTCTGTTAACCCATCTCATGAAAACACTAGTAATGACCCagttgatgataatgatgatgatgacaaaaaaGAACGACATGTTGAAGATCCTCTGCACTCAAAATATCCTTCATCTAGAAAGCCAGTTTCTAAGACTACAGAGCGTTCTCGATCGACTGTACCATCAAATCGACAGTCTGTTACACACCCGGAGAAGAGTCCTATACGTGGTGAAGGAAAGTCACATTTGCCAGCTCATACAAATGCTCCATCAGAGAATTGGGAGGAAAAATCAAGTTTTCTAATCCCAGCAACAAGATCTTCTTCCCATGGGGGAACTCCAAGGGCACTGCCAACCAGATTTGGATCTCATCCTCGTGTGCTGAAAAATGATCAGGAGGCAAGAGCAGTAAACTCTGCCATGCCCTCACAGTCCACGGCTTCTTCTCCAGCCCATCATAGGACCACCCACTCACACCTCCCTTCAATGAAGCAGAGACCAGATGAAAGGAATGGCTCAGATGATGATGGCAATGACAGCTATGATGCAGAAGAtcaaaagagacagacagattcTACCTCTCCTACCTTTCGCTCCAGGTTGACAGCAGGTCAGCCTATCTCTGGGAACTTAAATTTTCCCAGACGTAGACCATTTTCTTCCACCAGTAGATACCCTAACAGGTTTAGCAGTAGCCAAGGTCCCCAGTCACAGCCTTCTAACTCTCCTCAATCCACAACATCATCTAGCATTCATTCTCACCGTCTTTCTGATCCTAGGGTTGGTTCACACATtgatagagatgaggaaagggaagaagatgatgaagaaagaCCACTTCCCTCTACTATTGTAAATGATCATCTACCTTCTTCTTCAAGGCAGCCTTCTTCAGAGAGTTCAGATCACATGAGAAGAACCCCTCAGAGAGTATCAAGTGCTCATCGAAAAGCACCCCTCACAGAAAATGCAAATTCTCAATCATCTTTTTCAGATACACACTCTCAGGGCAATTCACCATCCTTTCCCAATCAACTACATACACAAGATGCTCATCGAAATACGGGAACAGGGGGGGTTCCTGCCAGAGTGAGGCCCTCTACAAGAGCTCAGCACCAATCAGGGTCCAGTGCACCCACAAAGGTAATGAATGTCCAGGATTCCAGGTCTGTAGCAGTTTCTTCAGAAAGGTATCCATCTCCACATCTTTCTACTTCTAAACATCAACTTCATAACCATCAGAGTAAGGAAGCGGAAAATCCATTGTCCAAATCAAAACAATTGCATTCTATACCAGAAAATTCTTATTCCTCATCTCAAGATGTTCATTCCAACTCTCGCCCTTCCTTTAAAACAAGAGCCGGTCAGTCCACCTTTTCTGCCAACTCTAGAGGACAGCTCTCACCTCAAGCCACCCAACACAGCCATCGGGAACCAGAAAGTAGATATGATGATAGCCAGAATTATAGCACAGAACTAGAGGACCAAGATGTCAGGATAAATGTACATTCTACCCATCACAAAAGTGGATTATCTCCTACCTCTTCCCTTTCCAAACAGGAGCAAATAGGAGCTCAGTTTGGAAATGCTGATGAAAAGTCCCAAAGCAGACACACCTCTTCACCTTCTTCCAGAGGCTCAGGTTCATTTTTGCCAGCTGGTAGATCTGGTAACTCCAGAGAAACTTATGCAAAACCCACATTACCCTTTGTTCATTCCCGTGCTCGAGCTCCTAGCAGAACAGTATCCCAAGTGGAGAAAAAAGATAGTCTGCACCAATCCACACCATCAAAGATAGAGCCTCCTTCTAAGATACCTCTGTCATCTTCTCTGAAGTCTCATCAGTCAGTctcaaatgatgatgatgatgatgatgaagatgatgataggGAATATacaagaagagacaaagagagagattctgtttcttcttcaaaGTGGCCTCCTTCCTCTGGTGGTAAATACCTAAATAGAAATGTTGGTAAGGATAAGGAGAAGTCTGTAagttctctttttcctcataGAGTAAGATCTAATGAAGAAGATAACTCTACTCCTTTAAAACGTCCTATTCCTCCACCATTAGGTAATACTCCAAGAACCTCACAAATCCCTAATGCCCCTTCTAAATTTCTTCCACGGTCCCGTGATACCCAGAGTCCCATCAGCAGTACACCCTTGCATACTACCACGCATGCCCCACTTACTTATTCCTCCACCACACCCATGCTTTCACTGCGTCAACGAATGTTAAACTCAAGATTACGCAACCCACCTTCAAGATACCCTGTGAGACCTCCTTACAGACCAGGTAATTTGTTCTTTCAAACGTTTAGTCAACTTTGCTTTCATAAGATGCTTTCAGAAGTGACCTGTGTTGTAGCTCTTGCATGGTCAGAACTATATTCTCAGTCCTGTAGGTTTTGTCCAACCATATTGTCAAATTCTAGCTTCTAAGTCGGACAAAAGATTTTTACTCTTTTACAcggtaaaaaaaaatatattcaaagtactTAGATATACTTGAGCTGCAACACTTTGTGCAAACACACATCTGAACACGAGCTAGTAAAAGCTCAGATGCTTTAGATAGAATTGGGTTAAGTATTTCAAGCTATTGTAGTTCACAAAATATATGCTAAAGACTGGTATAATAACAAGGAGCACTATAGACAAATGTTTTCAGGAAACAACTAGAGCCTTATTTTTCTGTAACTGAGAATAGAATCTGGTCTTCTGAGGACTGGTATTTACATCATCTCAGTGTGATATAGGAGTTTGGGTTCTGCCTTAAGCTTGCATGGGTTTATTTAGGTAGTACCTAGCATAGTAAGGGACCTGAATATAGGAGACATTCAGTACATGgtcattgaataaatgaatggaagacGTTGTCTTTATCTATTAGTTTAGCTTATCGTCTGAATAAAATGTAACCGCATACATTAATATAGTAATACCACATACATTAATAAATCCAGAGGATTTAAGACAGCCTCAACCATCTAGAAAAGAGTGAGAAGTATGAattaaatggaaggaaaaaatcatttaaactgCATATACTTGTTAAGAAACCCATGTACTTTAGCTCAGTAGGAAAGGGGGAAATACTTAGGTCTTCATTCAGTGTACAATTAGGCAGCTGATTAAAAGTAGCAATTGTCAAGTCAATCCaatgcaattcaacaaacattttaaagtagTTAGCATATGCAAAGTATTGTCTAGGAAAAGccacaggaaaagggagagacagaatagCTTTGGAAGCTAAATATTATGGGAGCCATTTACAATTTTACTGGCTCCTATGTCTTCCCTGTAATttctatatactatactatatttaCTATAAAAGACTTGACTtctataacataatacaataattCCCAATGATAACCTTATCATGAAAAGGTTAGATATGCATATGTTTGCTAAACCCTATTatagtaaaaaagaaatatacaatatGTTgataaaaaagatttatttaaaatacaGCTATGGTATGGGAACTTAGTTATGTGAAAAATTCATTTCTATAGAATAACTGCTTCTCCAATGATGCAGAACAACCAAGCCATTATTGTGCTCTTAATATTCTTAAACATGTTAAAACTTCAACAAGCTTCAGAAGAAAATGTATAAGTCACATAAGACCATTTGCAACCTGATACCTCCAGTAGTGGTTTCCAACCCTGGTTGTCCTTCTGTATGTTGTgaagtatttcttttaaaactttggtATAAAACAAGCTTTCTTGACCTATTGACTTTATTCAGCTCTGTTATTCTCTTGTACTGCATAGGTAATAATGGCAGACCAAATGT
The DNA window shown above is from Notamacropus eugenii isolate mMacEug1 chromosome 2, mMacEug1.pri_v2, whole genome shotgun sequence and carries:
- the FNDC1 gene encoding fibronectin type III domain-containing protein 1 isoform X4, which gives rise to MTLTGGASRLPGLPLLFLAALVYFASAEAPEKEVPNKPLRVRVRSSNDKLSVQWKAPRASGMKSPRRSQGFLLGYGESGRKMNYVPLKRDERAHEIKKLEEDELEEPEDISVRVMSSQSVLVVWVDPVLEKQKRTVASRQYTVRYREKGESARWDYKQVSGRRTLIENLIPDTMYEFAVRISQGERDGKWSTSVFQRTPESAPTAAPENLDVRPVKGKPTAVTASWDTLPETEGRVKEYILSYAPALKPFGAKSLTYPGETTSAIVDGLQPGERYLFKIRAANRRGQGPQSKAFIVAMPTTVTSDPNTHQRMNMEDKLDPKKPEPSHKIPPSKHIHSSLSSKERDAKTPLPDLKNKLLTNSEVLSKSQQPPKKRTELSPDLQSTEVTDDDLNSHAESPTSQSKIQDTKRNVRPPLPSRSFHSVLGPGRTPVRARIPMFPQKTNIDSHDSSSSSQDSQSASTSPSSSSFHDDETRHLRMRNSHYPSSRVTSVNPSHENTSNDPVDDNDDDDKKERHVEDPLHSKYPSSRKPVSKTTERSRSTVPSNRQSVTHPEKSPIRGEGKSHLPAHTNAPSENWEEKSSFLIPATRSSSHGGTPRALPTRFGSHPRVLKNDQEARAVNSAMPSQSTASSPAHHRTTHSHLPSMKQRPDERNGSDDDGNDSYDAEDQKRQTDSTSPTFRSRLTAGQPISGNLNFPRRRPFSSTSRYPNRFSSSQGPQSQPSNSPQSTTSSSIHSHRLSDPRVGSHIDRDEEREEDDEERPLPSTIVNDHLPSSSRQPSSESSDHMRRTPQRVSSAHRKAPLTENANSQSSFSDTHSQGNSPSFPNQLHTQDAHRNTGTGGVPARVRPSTRAQHQSGSSAPTKVMNVQDSRSVAVSSERYPSPHLSTSKHQLHNHQSKEAENPLSKSKQLHSIPENSYSSSQDVHSNSRPSFKTRAGQSTFSANSRGQLSPQATQHSHREPESRYDDSQNYSTELEDQDVRINVHSTHHKSGLSPTSSLSKQEQIGAQFGNADEKSQSRHTSSPSSRGSGSFLPAGRSGNSRETYAKPTLPFVHSRARAPSRTVSQVEKKDSLHQSTPSKIEPPSKIPLSSSLKSHQSVSNDDDDDDEDDDREYTRRDKERDSVSSSKWPPSSGGKYLNRNVGKDKEKSVSSLFPHRVRSNEEDNSTPLKRPIPPPLGNTPRTSQIPNAPSKFLPRSRDTQSPISSTPLHTTTHAPLTYSSTTPMLSLRQRMLNSRLRNPPSRYPVRPPYRPGNNGRPNVDGKVLPGSNGQLSGQRIINGPQGTKWTVDLDRGLVLNSEGRHLQDSHGNPLRVKLGGDGRTIVDMGGTPVVSPDGLPLFGQGRHGKPLASPQDKPVLSLGGKPLMGLEVIKTTKTPTTTSTTRPTTTKATTTTTTTTTTTTTTTPATTTTTTSVPTTPEPTIPVPTCPPGTLEQHDDYGNLLMGADGMPKCYPEEDNFSGLETDTAIPTEEAYVVYDEDYEFETTLPPTTTKSSTTPTTTTAVPKVISPEGSISSFPGEEFDLAGKKRFVAPYVTYLNKDPLAPCSLTDALDHFQVESLDEIIPSDLTKNDLPPQHAPRNITVVAVEGCHSFVIVDWDKSSQGDVVTGYLVYSASYEDFIRNKWSTQSSGVTHLPIENLKPNTRYYFKVQAKNPYGYGPISPSVSFVTESDNPLLVVRPPGGEPIWIPFTFKRDPSYTDCHGRQYVKRTWYRKFVGVVLCNSLRYKIYLSDNLKDTFYSIGDSWGRGEDHCQFVDSHLDGRTGPQSYVEALPTVQGYYRQYRQEPVEFGRIGFGTPYYYVGWYECGVSIPGKW
- the FNDC1 gene encoding fibronectin type III domain-containing protein 1 isoform X3, which gives rise to MTLTGGASRLPGLPLLFLAALVYFASAEAPEKEVPNKPLRVRVRSSNDKLSVQWKAPRASGMKSPRRSQGFLLGYGESGRKMNYVPLKRDERAHEIKKLASESVYVVSLQSMNSQGQSQPVYRAALTKRKTEEEDELEEPEDISVRVMSSQSVLVVWVDPVLEKQKRTVASRQYTVRYREKGESARWDYKQVSGRRTLIENLIPDTMYEFAVRISQGERDGKWSTSVFQRTPESAPTAAPENLDVRPVKGKPTAVTASWDTLPETEGRVKEYILSYAPALKPFGAKSLTYPGETTSAIVDGLQPGERYLFKIRAANRRGQGPQSKAFIVAMPTTVTSDPNTHQRMNMEDKLDPKKPEPSHKIPPSKHIHSSLSSKERDAKTPLPDLKNKLLTNSEVLSKSQQPPKKRTELSPDLQSTEVTDDDLNSHAESPTSQSKIQDTKRNVRPPLPSRSFHSVLGPGRTPVRARIPMFPQKTNIDSHDSSSSSQDSQSASTSPSSSSFHDDETRHLRMRNSHYPSSRVTSVNPSHENTSNDPVDDNDDDDKKERHVEDPLHSKYPSSRKPVSKTTERSRSTVPSNRQSVTHPEKSPIRGEGKSHLPAHTNAPSENWEEKSSFLIPATRSSSHGGTPRALPTRFGSHPRVLKNDQEARAVNSAMPSQSTASSPAHHRTTHSHLPSMKQRPDERNGSDDDGNDSYDAEDQKRQTDSTSPTFRSRLTAGQPISGNLNFPRRRPFSSTSRYPNRFSSSQGPQSQPSNSPQSTTSSSIHSHRLSDPRVGSHIDRDEEREEDDEERPLPSTIVNDHLPSSSRQPSSESSDHMRRTPQRVSSAHRKAPLTENANSQSSFSDTHSQGNSPSFPNQLHTQDAHRNTGTGGVPARVRPSTRAQHQSGSSAPTKVMNVQDSRSVAVSSERYPSPHLSTSKHQLHNHQSKEAENPLSKSKQLHSIPENSYSSSQDVHSNSRPSFKTRAGQSTFSANSRGQLSPQATQHSHREPESRYDDSQNYSTELEDQDVRINVHSTHHKSGLSPTSSLSKQEQIGAQFGNADEKSQSRHTSSPSSRGSGSFLPAGRSGNSRETYAKPTLPFVHSRARAPSRTVSQVEKKDSLHQSTPSKIEPPSKIPLSSSLKSHQSVSNDDDDDDEDDDREYTRRDKERDSVSSSKWPPSSGGKYLNRNVGKDKEKSVSSLFPHRVRSNEEDNSTPLKRPIPPPLGNTPRTSQIPNAPSKFLPRSRDTQSPISSTPLHTTTHAPLTYSSTTPMLSLRQRMLNSRLRNPPSRYPVRPPYRPGNNGRPNVDGKVLPGSNGQLSGQRIINGPQGTKWTVDLDRGLVLNSEGRHLQDSHGNPLRVKLGGDGRTIVDMGGTPVVSPDGLPLFGQGRHGKPLASPQDKPVLSLGGKPLMGLEVIKTTKTPTTTSTTRPTTTKATTTTTTTTTTTTTTTPATTTTTTSVPTTPEPTIPVPTCPPGTLEQHDDYGNLLMGADGMPKCYPEEDNFSGLETDTAIPTEEAYVVYDEDYEFETTLPPTTTKSSTTPTTTTAVPKVISPEGSISSFPGEEFDLAGKKRFVAPYVTYLNKDPLAPCSLTDALDHFQVESLDEIIPSDLTKNDLPPQHAPRNITVVAVEGCHSFVIVDWDKSSQGDVVTGYLVYSASYEDFIRNKWSTQSSGVTHLPIENLKPNTRYYFKVQAKNPYGYGPISPSVSFVTESDNPLLVVRPPGGEPIWIPFTFKRDPSYTDCHGRQYVKRTWYRKFVGVVLCNSLRYKIYLSDNLKDTFYSIGDSWGRGEDHCQFVDSHLDGRTGPQSYVEALPTVQGYYRQYRQEPVEFGRIGFGTPYYYVGWYECGVSIPGKW